The Molothrus aeneus isolate 106 chromosome 10, BPBGC_Maene_1.0, whole genome shotgun sequence genomic interval CAGCACGGAGCGAGGTGTCACCTGGGTGTCCCCTCAGCCAGCACGGAGTGTCACAGGGCACGGAGTGTCACAGGGCATGGAGCGAGGTGTCACATTGATGTCACCTGGGTGTCCCCTCGGCCAGCACGGAGTGTCACAGGGCATGGAGCGTCACAGGGCACGGAGCGAGGTGTCACCTCGGTGTCCCCTCAGCCAGCACGGAGTGTCATGGGGCACGGAGCGAGGTGTCACATTGGTGTCCCCTCGGCCGGCACGGAGCGaggtgtcccctgggtgtcccctcaGCCAGCACGGAGTGTCACAGGGCACGGAGTGAGGTGTCACCTGGatgtcccctgggtgtcccctcgGCCGGCACGGAGCAaggtgtcccctgggtgtcccctcgGCCAGCACGGAGTGaggtgtcccctgggtgtcccctcaGCCAGCACGGAGTGTCACAGGGCACGGAGTGAGGTGTCacctgggtgtcccctgggtgtcccctcgGCCGGCACGGAGCAaggtgtcccctgggtgtcccctcgGCCAGCACGGAGTGaggtgtcccctgggtgtcccctcaGCCAGCACGGAGTGTCACAGGGCACGGAGTGAGGTGTCCCCTGGatgtcccctgggtgtcccctcgGCCGGCACGGAGTGTCACAGGGCACAGAGCGAGGTATCACCTGGATGTCCCCTGGGCCGGCACGCAGCTGCCCGGTGCCATCAGCCGCGGGGGAAGGGCGGCTCAGGGCCCGCACCGCTCGCTCCGCCAGCCCGCGCTGTGCGGGGCTCGggcccccgccggccccgcggctCTCCCggcctgtcccctgtcccctcggtgcccctctgtcccctcgGTGCCCGCAGCAAGGGCCGCACACAGCCACGGCACGGACAGAGCGCGGGGCCGCCTGCGACCTCTGCTCGAACAGGAATTGCTGGAACGCTGTGTTTGCTAATGAACGCGAGAAAGTGACCGCACAACGCTCGGAAAAGAACAGGGTTTtcaacacagagcagcagattcAAAGAATATCCTATTTTTATGCTCCCTCTCCGTGTAATTCATCTGCCATTCCAAACAAGACGTGCCTCAGCTGAATGAAGCCTCAAATAATCACATAATAGGAGAAGTCATTTATTGTGAATCAGGCTCTTTCTGTGGTATATAAATAGTCTGTGCTGTTCCACAGGCTTTGTCAGTCAGGATTAATTAGCAATTGACCCTTGCTTGAGATTTCTTCGCTACCTCTACATTTTTCATGGGGCTAAATGAGCTCTCCACATTGCTTTAAGAGGCTTCCTAAGCTGGAGTTTCATTTACCTCTAGGCTATAAATCAGTAGTTTAATTTATCACTAGGTTACATATCAGCAGTGAATAGTCAGGGTGGAATTGAGTTTATTATAAAGGTGTTCTGTTAGAAGACACAGTATTACAGTGATTGAAACATGCTCTTCAATTTTCCATTAATGCCCAATTCTGAATATGACCACAGAGAACCACACTTTACAAACTTTACATTTAGCATTCTAATAAATAAGTTCAATAAATAGGGACTCTGCAGAGGAAGCCGTACATATGAACAGAAGCTGCTTAACAATGTTGTCAAAAAATAACTAGAGCTGCTCTCATTTGTAACCAATCGCTGGAATTGGtaagtaaaatataaatattttactctTATGATGCAGACCAGAGGAACAAAGATCTGTTAAAAATCACCCTTAGGATTACATCAAACTTAATTTTGTACACTAAATTCATTATTCAGAGCATGCTTTTATACCGCTTTtagcacaaaatattttcaaatacatttattaaaaatatgagaAACAAGTGACACTGCCCATGTAGAATTTCATCTGTGCCTGATCACTAGCTCTTGTGTTACACAATGTTGCAGTTTGGCTAATTTTGGATGAACTATCCCACATTTGGAGAAGATCTATAGTAAAGGGCCGGATTTAGCCTGTAGTATATTGCAACATCTTGTTAATACAGTAATTTATTTGtcaaagtacaaaaaaaattaattccccCCAAATactgttatatatatattatatatatataatccaTTTATATTATCCACTTTAATAGCCACTGTTCTTGGCACACACCTGTATGCGtaaaggctgcaggagcagaccCTTTCTGGTAGCCACGGCAGGAGCGCGCGGTCCCCGCTGGCGTCGAGGCCTGGCACGGCTGCggtgccagcagcccctgccccgggCAGCTCGAGCAGCGCTCCCCGGCCAGCCAGGCCACGCCAGGCCCGTCCCTGCAGCTGGCGCCGGGCATCGGAGCAGAGCCCGGAGCCGCGACCgtgcccagccccgctccccgtGCCCGGCAGCGCCCGCGCGCCCGGCAGcgcccggggccgctcccgtCTGAGGGCACCGGGGAgccctgggggcagctctgccacGAACAACCATCGCAATCCCAAAGCACAACCATGCACACACCAGCAAAGCCTACCTTGAGTAAAACACCGGCACTGAAAGAGGACTGAACCATAAATGCCACCAAACTATCAAGTAATTATCAGCACTAGAAGTAGATGAAAAATTATACTAAAACTGAAAATGGTAACTGCATCATGACTTGGATTTAAATCCTTGCGTACAACAGCGAGTGAGCGGAGAGCCTGGTCTGTGACTGAGCCTCAGAAGACAAGATACtgctcttatttttatttcctatttttaaagacaGGCTGACTGAGAACATTTTCAAACGTGGGAGACTAAGTCATTAAACCAGATGCACTTGGATTGCTCTCCTCCTTTAGGGGAtttacttcattttattttatctgaCAGAAGtcagaaataaatgaaactaCTGAAGGAAAGCTGAATTTTAACAcattattttccattaaaattctTCCACTGACTTTGTTAAGCTTTTCCTAAGACCAGAAAATGAGGCTTTATCTAAAAAAGAATCTGAGACTGGTAGATTTTCCTCACACACTCGTAAGCCCTACAGTCTCCTACTGCCTCAAAGCGgaggatttttttcaaactgTTCCCAAATCTTCTGCATTTGCTCACAAACTGGTATCTCCGTTCTGTTTATACTCTGTTAAAATATTGAGAGTCATTTCCTCACTTTTGGACTGCACGTTGTGCTCGCTCCTCCTGGATGATTTCCTGGTGGCCCTGGAAAGCTTCCTTCGGAAGGTGTCGCCTGCCAGGAAGTAAAGGATGGGGTCAACACAGCTGTTGAGGCTGGCCAGGCCCCTCGTCACTTGGTAAGTGGCATAAACCTTATCGTTGAAGGCACACATATCTGGGGTTTGAAAATCCACCCTGGCCCTTAGATTTAAGGTCTTCATCACGTGGAAGGGAAGGTAAGACACTGCAAAGACCGTCAACACAATAATGACCAGGTAAATGGATTTTCTCCTGAGAGGAGAATTGTCCAAATCCTTGTAAATCAAAGCTTTCACGATGAGCCCATAGCAACCAAGAATCACTATGAAGGGGATGCAGAACATCAGCACGGTGGTGCACATGCTATAAATGAAGTAACTTCTCAGGTAATCGTCAGCCGTCGTGTCGTAGCACgttatggttttatttttccttatccCTGTTCCCGAGTAGAAGAGTATTGGAGAAATCACGGCCACCACGAGGAcccagaccaggctgctgaTGTACACCGCGTTCTTCTTCTTCAGCCTGCCCAGCGACTTGAGGGGGTGCACCACCCCCGTGTACCTGTGCACGCTGATGCAGGTCAGAAACAGGATGCTGCCGTACAGGTTCACGTGGAAGATGAACCTCTGCAGCTTGCACATGATATCGCCGAAGATCCAGTCTGTTTTGTTGAAGTAGTAAAAGATGAGGGCGGGCAGAGTCAAGACATACAAGAAATCGGCCAGCGCCAAGTTGAACATGTAAACCGAGATGCCGCTCCAAGGCCTCATGTGGAAGACAAACATCCAGATAGCCACGCTGTTGCCCAAAAACCCCGTGATGAAGACCAGAATGTAGACGGTGGGCAGGTAATAGAACTGGAAGCCGGTTTTGGTCAGGGAGCACTTGGTGGTGACGTTTCCCGCAGACCAGCCGCTGCTGGATAACAGGTTGGGTTCAGTTCcgttcagagcagcagagagaaggacTTCGGTCATGATCCTTCCCCCAGAGTCACATAGGGCTGAGGCGAAGCAACGAAGTCTCTACAGGCACAGAAACGCATCTAAAAAAATAGGAGAGCAAAGGAAACCTAGCTGGAAggtgagccctgccctgctttccCTCGGAGGTTTGCAAGCGGCGGCACcgggccccgctccgctccccgccCCGCTGCCGAGGAGCCGCGCACGCCGCCGCCACCGCGTGCTGGCccggccggagcggggccggggacacggggacagcggCAGGGGCAGGGCGGCGGGAACGGGGCCGAACGGGGGCAGGGAGCGGCCGATCCACCCGCGCCCCCCGGCGATCGCCGCCCGTCCGGCTCCCCCTGCCCGCCGGCCaccgccccccggccccgctccccgcccggccggccccgccgcaccCCAGCCCGGCTGCAGgagcgccggggccgccccacctgccccctcctcctcctcgtcgtCGTCGCCGTCGTCGTCTCAGCCCGCGCTCGCCGCTCCGCGCCGCCGGCAGCGCCCGCCCGCGGGGGGCGGCGTCCCGGCCGCGGCTGCCCCGGCGCCCAtggccgggcagggccggggccggcgggacGGGCCCCGGACGGCGGCAGCGCCGCGGAGCGCGGCCCCTCGGCGGGcacggcgcggccccgccggaCTGAGCCGGGCGGGACGAGGCGCGGCTCGGCCCCGGCGcgcccgccccccgcgccgcccccgcacGGGCGGTGCTGCCGCGCCCGCCGCACCGGGGCCGCGCCGCGGGGACGGGGCCGGGGCCAGGCGCTGCCCTGCCCCGGGGCACCCGCCGCACCGAGCTCGGAGCGCTCCGCGCCGGGGacaggcggcggcggcggcggcggggagcgcACGCGGTGCGGCGGGCGGGGAGCCCGGCACGGCCGCCGGTGTCTGACGGTGTCGCCGCACGGCCCGGGCAGGTGGGGCAGGAACGCCGGCCGGAGGCAGGGTCCCTTTAGCCCtcccggggccgggcagggtcGCTCCAGCTCCCGCAGCGATGGGACGGGGTCCCCTCAGCCCGCAGAGGGTGGGGCAGGGtggtgctgccccagggctgagacCTCTTTGCCAGCGGGTGGGGGCCAAAGGTGCTGATCCCGGGCTGCTGCCAGAGGTGGAACAGCCCTTCCCTCATTCTGCTTTCACTCAACCCTTTGAAATCTGCTCTGCAACCCAGTTTAAGTGACACGAACATGTTAATTGCTGTAAATGGAACAGCTGAGCAGAAATATGCTCTACTGACCTCTAATTAAGCGCTATACATTTGGCACTTGAGTCAGAATATGGTTATTATTTATTGTCTTGGCAAAACACAATCTGCTGGTTTCAGCCATTTCTTCCTCGTTCCCATTTTCGCTAAGTATGGTGGGTGAGACATGAGCcagtcagagctgctctcagctcAAAGCTGTGTTCTAGACAGAGTGTTATTAGTCCTTCATGAATATGTATTCATTCCTCAAACTTTTCAGTCTGTTTAAATTATAAAACTTCTTTGCTGGGAAAGCTTAATTGGGAAATCAGCTGCATATTGTACCCCTGTGGGAATATGCAAGTGGCTGCAGATGGAGTCGCTGGCCTGGCTTCACTTTTGGGGCAACTTAAGCTACAATGTCAAAGCAACAGCTTCAGGTTTGTAAATACAGTACCTTTCCTTCTTGTgttagtttttttccccttctttttttatCCACTAACAACTGCTTATTCAGTATTTTaagattcttttaaattttaacacaaaatgagtgtgaagagaaaggaaagcaaaaaaggagACAAGAAGTGTAACACCTATGAAATCCATGTTGTACAGCGAGCCTGGTTTGCAGAGCTGTTCTGTGGTGCCCTCTAGGATTTGAGAGCCCTGGAAAAACAAATCCTGACTCTTCAAATTCCCAGGAAAGCAAACACCCAACCCACGAGCCAGACACATGGCAAATGCAGTGCAATGATATCAAGCCTACCCCACCAGCATGGGAAAAGCCATCTTGCTCCTCTGAGAGTCAGCTGTATGACccaaaacagaatttattttaatgaaggaCTTGGATTATTGTgtaaaaaagtaataaaatatgcAAACAGATGCTATTAGCAGAGGAGAAACCTTTTAGTTTCTCTATCCCTTTGTCAGAGCAGTGTCACTAGTGACTTCTCAGTGCCACGGCTCGCTGCAGCTTCTCGTGGCAGCTTGCTGGAGTTTCCTGTCTTGAGCAAATTTTGAGTCACACTGAAGCCGTGCCGATAGCATCAGCAAACACACGCTCTGAACTCCAGCCTGCCTCCTGGTCACCTGAGCAGCGCTGCAAACCCCAGCTGGAAAGGCAAAAGGTTGGAGCAGCCATTCTGGGAGCACGCAGCTGCCGAGGAAGGAGGCATtcctgggctggagccaggctgaggggcaggcaaggccaggcaggggagcgggccctggggagctgctgtgctggcagcgtGGCCGGAGCGGCgggaggctgagctgcagggagggtggTGATCTGCAGGGAGGGTGGTGATCTGCAGGGAGGGTGGTGATCTGCCCAGAGGATGGTGATCTGCAGGGAGGATGATGATGTGCCCAGAGGATGGTGACCTGCCTGGAGGATGGTGACCTGCTCAGAGGATGGTGCTCAGCCCAGAGGATGATGGTGTGCCCAGAGGATGATGATGTGCCTTGAGGATGTTCCATGTGTGCTGTCCTTGCCCAGGCACCTGCAGGTCACGCTGACCTCGGGGGAATGCTGACAGACAGAGAGACACCCCTGGGGAACCCGTGGCTGCATGGAGAGGTGACAGCTGGACTGGCAGGACATTCCTGAGCTACCCGTGTGTGTGCTGAAGGATGGACACAAAGGTGCAAACACTGAAGGCAGAAGTGCTCTGTACTGAATCCATCCTTCCCCTTCTTCACCTGCAGTACTCTTGATCTGTTACTACACACCCCAAACTCAGATTTATAATCTGGTCTGAGACTACAATTTATTCAGtcttccctgccagggcaggattttCCAAGATACCTGACTCATCCCTGTAACCTTGTTCTGAGTGTCATCTCATTTTTCAATGGCTCTTGGGAAGGGTGGGCCGCTGAACAGGCTCTGGTTGTGACAGTAGCTGACATGGATTTCAGGCACaagctgcctccctgccccagcagggttGGTGGCAAATCCCTGCACCCaagcagcctgtgctgtccAGGCAGCTCATCCCTGCCCTCAGCGTGGCCCTCTGAGCCTGCTGGGAATGGAGATCTCACATCCTGGCTTCAGCACTTTGCACATTCTTGCTGCAGTGCTTCAGCTGCAAAAGGTCCAAACACATGAGTAAAGAACGAGGCAGATTTTTTCTCAGCCACGCTGTTCCATGCCTTCTTCCCCAGCCAGCAAACGAGTGCCTTCCTGCTTGCCACGCTGAGCTGTTCTTATTTTGGAGCACAACACGAAGCATGTTGCTTTAGCACCTTTTCCTCCATCGCTCCAGCATATGCCTGGAGCTGACTTGGTTTCTGTCTGGTAGAGCTGGAGCTGAAttccttccagctctgcctcttaATGCATTTTCTGCAAAATCTGGGATTTTATACCACTGATTTCCATTAAACTGAATGTTTTGTTCTGCTAACAGCTGATTTAACCCAAACGGATGATATATCCCTAACGAGGAACCAAAGTGTGCTGGAGCACAAATGGAAATTCCCAGTCAGTCCAATTAGAGCTGAGCTGTTGTGGTGTGGGGGAGTGTGAAgggaacaggctgctcctgcatccAGCTGTTGGTGCTGGTTATCAGAAGGCTCAGATGTCAGCATCTCAGGGTGTGCTGGTACCAGCaaggggcccagcccaggtgcaggctgagagctgctggaaaggACCCTTGTGAATGGTCACCACAACACCTGCCCGTagagagggaaaataaatacatatatacacacagagagGGTGTAAGGCACGCTGCATCTCActcaggagagctgctggaaaggacaggtgagcacagagattgcagggtgagcacagaGTTTGGAGATTGAGCTGCTCTCAACTCCCCACCACAGGACACCTTACCTGCTGCACAAATGCCTATCTCACACTTTACCTCAATTGGCTTGTGACCTACCTATTGGCTTCTGGAGAGTTTCATTTGCCTTCACCTTAGGAAACTCTTTAGGTCAAACAACAATTTACCACATTGTTTTCTGTCTTCCGTTCCTGAAgcttcttttattcctttttcgtGTGCCACAGAAGACGGCATCTCTTCCCAGCACCGTTTATACACCCTGCAGGCTTTCCATGGGGAGCccaaaatacaatttatttcatttcaaaatacttCTGCCTGCAGCGTACAAAATACTTTACAATATTCCCTTTACCTCACAGTATTCCCCTCTCCCCTAGTCAAGGGCAGGTTTCTGGTGGGCAGCTCTGCACCAGCCCCAGGGACCCTGTGGCCCAGGgcaccccaggagctgctgtggtgcaggaaggagctggtgtGCCTGGATGGCCGTGCCCAGGTGAGGGCAGGGGGAGTGGCCGTGCCCAGGTGAGGGCAGGGGAGCGGCCGTGCCCAGGtgagggcaggggagcagccgtgcccaggtgagggcaggggagcagccgTGCCCGGgtgagggcaggggagaggccgtgcccaggtgagggcaggggagcagccagggcagggggagcggctgtgcccaggtgagggcaggggagagactgtgcccaggtgagggcaggggagcggctgtgcccaggtgagggcAGGGGAGCGGCCATGTCCAGGTGAGG includes:
- the P2RY1 gene encoding P2Y purinoceptor 1; the encoded protein is MTEVLLSAALNGTEPNLLSSSGWSAGNVTTKCSLTKTGFQFYYLPTVYILVFITGFLGNSVAIWMFVFHMRPWSGISVYMFNLALADFLYVLTLPALIFYYFNKTDWIFGDIMCKLQRFIFHVNLYGSILFLTCISVHRYTGVVHPLKSLGRLKKKNAVYISSLVWVLVVAVISPILFYSGTGIRKNKTITCYDTTADDYLRSYFIYSMCTTVLMFCIPFIVILGCYGLIVKALIYKDLDNSPLRRKSIYLVIIVLTVFAVSYLPFHVMKTLNLRARVDFQTPDMCAFNDKVYATYQVTRGLASLNSCVDPILYFLAGDTFRRKLSRATRKSSRRSEHNVQSKSEEMTLNILTEYKQNGDTSL